A stretch of the Notamacropus eugenii isolate mMacEug1 chromosome 2, mMacEug1.pri_v2, whole genome shotgun sequence genome encodes the following:
- the LOC140525823 gene encoding olfactory receptor 2H2-like, with product MNNKSSPEGFILLAFSDHPMLEKTLFVVILTSYFMTLVGNTLIILLSVLDSKLHTPMYFFISNLSFLDLCFTTSCVPQLLSNLWGPEKTISFNGCAIQLFVFLALGTTECVLLAVMAFDRYVAICRPLHYALIMHPHLSQRLATVAWVIGLLQSVVQTPPTLRLTFCSHRKVDDFLCEVPALLHLSCEDTTYNEIQIAVSSVLIVGVSLTLILVSYGAIVHTVLKINSAEGRKKAFGTCSSHLLVVSLFFSSGITVYLQPKNPYAQDRGKFFGLFYAVGTPTLNPLIYTLRNKEVKGAFRRLLDKIKQPRES from the coding sequence ATGAATAATAAAAGCTCTCCAGAAGGTTTTATCCTCCTGGCCTTCTCTGACCACCCCATGTTAGAGAAAACTCTCTTTGTGGTAATACTGACTTCCTACTTCATGACTCTGGTTGGCAACACACTCATCATCTTACTGTCTGTCCTGGACTCCAAACTCCAcactcccatgtacttcttcATTTCCAACCTCTCCTTCCTGGATCTCTGCTTCACCACAAGCTGTGTCCCCCAGTTGTTGTCCAATCTCTGGGGTCCTGAGAAGACCATCAGCTTCAATGGCTGTGCCATTCAGCTCTTCGTATTCCTGGCTCTAGGGACCACTGAGTGCGTCCTTCTGGCTGTCATGGCCTTTGACAGATATGTGGCAATTTGCAGACCCCTCCATTATGCCCTCATTATGCACCCCCATCTTAGCCAGAGACTAGCAACTGTAGCCTGGGTCATTGGACTATTGCAGTCTGTGGTCCAAACACCACCCACTCTTCGTTTAACATTCTGCTCCCACAGAAAAGTAGATGATTTTTTATGTGAAGTGCCAGCCCTCCTCCACCTTTCTTGTGAGGACACCACCTACAATGAGATCCAGATAGCTGTGTCCAGCGTACTCATCGTGGGGGTGTCACTGACTCTCATTTTGGTATCTTATGGTGCTATTGTCCATACTGTGCTAAAGATTAACtcagcagagggaaggaagaaagcttTTGGGACCTGCTCCTCCCACCTCCTGGTGGTCTCCCTCTTCTTCAGTTCTGGTATCACTGTCTACCTTCAGCCCAAGAACCCTTATGCCCAGGACCGAGGAAAATTCTTTGGTCTTTTCTATGCTGTGGGGACTCCTACACTCAACCCTCTCATATATACCCTGAGAAACAAGGAGGTGAAGGGGGCATTTAGGAGGCTATTGGACAAGATCAAGCAGCCAAGGGAGAGCTGA
- the LOC140523608 gene encoding olfactory receptor 2H2-like, with translation MNNKSSPEDFILLAFSEHPKLEKTLFMVVLTSYFMTLVGNTLIILLSILDSKLHTPMYFFISNLSFLDLCFTTSCVPQLLSNLWGPEKTISFNGCAIQLFVFMALGTTECILLAVMAFDRYVAICRPLHYAIIMHPRLSQRLASIAWVIGLLESVVQIPPTLHLPFCSHRRVDDFVCEVPALIHLSCEDTTYNEIQMTMASILLLVVPLTLILISYGAILQTVLNIKSAEGRKKAFGTCSSHLLVVSLFFSSAITVYLQPKNPYAQDRGKFFGLFYAVGTPTLNPLTYTLRNKEVKGAFRRLLDKIKQPRES, from the coding sequence ATGAATAATAAAAGTTCCCCAGAAGATTTTATCCTACTGGCCTTCTCTGAACACCCCAAGTTAGAGAAAACTCTCTTTATGGTAGTACTGACTTCCTACTTCATGACTCTGGTTGGCAACACACTCATCATCTTACTGTCTATCCTGGACTCCAAACTCCAcactcccatgtacttcttcATTTCCAACCTCTCCTTCCTGGATCTCTGCTTCACCACAAGCTGTGTTCCCCAGTTGCTATCCAACCTCTGGGGTCCAGAGAAGACCATCAGCTTCAACGGCTGTGCCATTCAGCTCTTTGTATTCATGGCACTAGGGACCACTGAGTGTATCCTCCTGGCTGTCATGGCCTTTGACAGATATGTGGCAATTTGCAGACCCCTCCATTATGCTATCATTATGCACCCTCGTCTTAGCCAGAGACTAGCAAGTATAGCCTGGGTCATTGGACTATTGGAGTCTGTGGTCCAGATACCACCCACTCTTCATTTACCATTCTGCTCCCACAGGAGAGTAGATGACTTTGTATGTGAGGTCCCAGCCCTCATTCACCTTTCCTGTGAGGACACCACCTACAATGAGATCCAGATGACTATGGCCAGTATCCTCCTCCTGGTTGTGCCACTGACTCTCATTTTGATATCTTACGGTGCGATTCTTCAGACTGTGCTAAATATTAAGtcagcagaaggaaggaagaaagctttTGGGACCTGCTCCTCCCACCTCCTGGTGGTCTCCCTCTTCTTCAGTTCTGCTATCACTGTCTACCTCCAACCTAAGAACCCCTATGCCCAGGACCGAGGAAAATTCTTTGGTCTTTTCTATGCTGTAGGGACTCCTACACTAAACCCTCTCACATATACACTGAGAAACAAGGAGGTGAAGGGGGCATTTAGGAGACTGTTGGACAAGATCAAGCAACCAAGGGAGAGCTGA